The DNA region TACTGTTCAACATAAGGAATCCCAACAGTTTCATTCGCAATTTCTTCACAGTTTGAATTACTCCTCTTTAATTCTTCTAACTTATCCATGAGAGTTGTCAAAAATGCCTTGATAGGGGGTGATTTTTGAATCATACTTAAACCTTTTTGAAATGCATGCAGGAGACCTGAGGAATCATATGTTGAGACTAATTGAAAAACTTACAGTAGTATGTGATAGTGGGGTCTTTCGCCGAGTGATCCGAAGCACATCTTAAGAACACGTTCAGATGGGAGAGTTCTTTCGGTACATttgaaaaattcattatttacagCTGGAACTGGTAATGCAAGGGAGGATTGTGACTGTGTAATCGGAAAAAATTAGGGTTTTATATATCAGAGAAATGTTATTTAGACAACACTGGGGATGAAACTAACCCGCATCTATTCCCGAGGTAAAAGTAATGACAGAATAAAGTAATAAGATCTTTAAAAAACCCAGAGATATTATTTCAATACGATATGAAGCGAACTAAGAATTGGAAATAATACTAGTTTTTGATTTCAGAGAACTGAATAACCTAAATGAACACAAAGGGAGAATGAACTCAAGGGTAACATGAAGGcaattgcccccaaatgccctggtatggccgagagtggggtgggctcgccctccctctcgaggacgttagacgactctttgtgttcgatcatcgttgtctccgaaggattgctgacatctagtggcaacaccatgttagtaatgcagaggttcggcatcgtgtgttcgggcacagagacggtaatgcaatcggtgtcaccatcttgaaacaccgacttcggtggcttggacatgttctacgaatgtcgttccagagaattccacgtcgtgcattatttgccgactctgggactggttggaaaaagcggagaggtggtcagtatatgacatggagtcgtgggatgaaagaaagctgcaaaggactggcttctgttggtccttcacgactccctggctggggtctgagagatggtgtgacacagtggctagagacgttatcagatatggctcagaatagaagccattggcgatcctgctgtaaccttttactttcttcataaaaagtggttgtgtcttccttaactgaaagatctcttctgattgtacctgtCTGTTCCGCCATTTTTACCATCGTTATTATTACACCACTCTACATCaatctctttttttctccttccccttaaattctcattgttttgtgtggcgcatatatatttggcgcattcttgtaccaatatttatgtgttcaaataaatcaataaatcaatgcTATATTGAGTGAAGTGACATTTGGTTTCGTTGGGAAAACTTACGGCAGAATTTGCCGTTATTTATTTAaccacataaacattggtacaagggggcacctaATATATATGGGCCACAcaactcatttgatttgtgtgaggtctgggatactgcccgggcgtTACAGGGCTACCATAAAGTACGTAAAATTACTGAAGAATCTTTACTTAAATGTCGTAAGTTGACTCAGATTTTATGATGTCATTTGGAATGACCACATTAAGTGGTATAAGTCAAGGGTAGCAACGTTCTCCGTTACAGAAACACTTAGAAAATAATTCGCACGACTTTTTAGAGACTAAACTCTTAAACAAAGCCAGAACAAACATAGATAcaggataatatgaatttattgtgTCGTGGTTTCTCACCGGATGCTCACGACCCCTTACCTGTAATCTCATCTAGCGATTTAGAACATTTTCTTATTGCGCAAGGGATTCAATACAACTACCACGCAAAGTACTAGGAGATATGTTATGTACCCAGTAAACACACCTGGAAATAAGCTGGAGTATTAAATAATACTCCAGTGGCAATGCTTTCTGACTTTCCAGCAAAAACAAGATCTAGTATCTGCCTGAATGCAATCCGTATACTGAATGTTTGTGATACTAAATTATAATTCGTGAATCATATGTTGCATCACCTACGTAAGTGGTGGTACTAGATAAGTCTCCGTGACCACGTGGCATCGTTATACCTTGCAAGGTCTGACCTAAAGCCTAAAATATAAACTTTTGCCCAGCTTCCGAGTATCAATACGAGATGCAACTTCCCATATCAACTTATATATGGACTAAGAACCATAACAATGCGTACAGATGATCGTGATGTCATAGGAAACCCATCCATTTGAAAATAATCGCGTTTTCATATCTTTAATGGTGGTAGGGTATGAGAAATGGAGATCCTTAAAAAGGGAAGAAACATCAATGAATGAGTTTTCTATGACAACCAGACGAAAGTTACTATCCCTTCCTACACGAATACGTGTGACTAATATATCTTATTATGAACCGAAGAAAATCGGCGTGGTGACAAGCAACAAGAATAGATAAGCATTTAAAATCTATAAACATCTCTAAACATCGCAGATCTTTATGGCAAATACTTTGAGGAAAAAACACACAACGCACCTGACACAGAGGCGCGCTTTTCAATGACCAATATCCCAAACAGACTTGATTAAGCTGATAAGATTTTGGACCAATTCTTGTTGTTCTAGTAAGATAAAAGGTCTTTGATAATGCCTAATGGGCTGTGGCCTGGCCATTCAACTGAtagtgttttatttgttttcactGTTATTTGTTACGAATGCCTGTTACCTTTCGTGGagtagcataggccgcccatcagcattctccatccacctctgtcctgggaaattctttccatttgctattcatccttctcacttcttccaattctcgacacagtgtgttcctttgtcttcctcttttctgtttcccttcaggattccgagttggcgcttgccttgtgatgcagtttgataatttcctcaatgtataccCTATCCACTTTCGTCATCTTTTCTGATtccctcttcagttggaagttgtTTTGTTGTCTCCTActgtagactgttgctgatgatatgcGGTCAACGGACACTGTGTATCtggtgtagacaattgtttataagtacttgtacctttttgatgatggttgtggtagttcttcaagtttcagctccgtatagtaggactgtcttgacgttcgtatcgaAGATTAAGACACCGATATTGGTCGACATTTATTTTACGTCCCATATATTTTGTTCAACTGCAAAAATGCTGCCCtttctttgccaatccttgccttcacgtttgcatcagatcctccttgttcatcaacgATGCTGACCAAGTCCGTG from Schistosoma haematobium chromosome ZW, whole genome shotgun sequence includes:
- the VTA1_1 gene encoding Vacuolar protein sorting-associated protein vta1, variant 2 (EggNog:ENOG410V4XS~COG:U); its protein translation is MNFSNVPKELSHLNVFLRCASDHSAKDPTITYYCLLHAFQKGLSMIQKSPPIKAFLTTLMDKLEELKRSNSNCEEIANETVGIPYVEQYALKLFDAAYQRDINSDFGPYV